GACATTCAATGTTGTTGGATAGCATTTGGCTTTAGGTTCTCTAATGAGAAACCAACATGCACTTGCAAACAGAGACTTGTACTCGCATGCATGGACAttaaaagaaatagaagaatatgctcaaattttatatgttttactctttttatgataaaacaaaatcaatttggTTTTTACTAGAATTGGCTAAGGACAAAAGTGTAGGATCCATGGGAGCATAATTAGTGACATGTTCTCTAAATTCTGGCAAAAATTGCCGTTATATTGGCGTTACCCTAGTGACTGTATGCGATTGCTTCCAAACTTAACCAAACAGTCCTACACTTGCAAAGTATTGCCGGTATTTTTAATTCATTGGATCTAAAGAAATtagattaaatatttttaataaaacttTTTTCTAATATAGTGGTGGCTTATTTCTAATAAAATAACTTGCAAGAGATGTAAGATTTGATACTCCATTCTTCAAAAAATTAATTGCATAACCTCATAACTTAAAACATTTTCCCAGTATaagagaattcttatatatgagaaattctcctatgaggTCGTAAAATGAGATCTTGACTTTTAGGATTcaaaaattttttgaaaaaattttgaaaaaatataattgtattttgattGGTCATACGAATCCaacaacatatatttttttggttgaaacaaaaataaattcaacataaaaagtaCATGATAATTTTGGATTGTTAGatataaatcaaaaaaatatttcttatacttttcttgtgcatttgattcttttttcgaataaaaaatattgttacgttcataaaaccaatcaaaatataaatatatttttttaaaaaaatatttgaaccctaaaagtgaaTCTAAAAGTTAGGACCGCATTATTTTAGAAGTTAGGAAGTTataagagaattcatatatatatatattactcttCTTAATTGAATTAAAGCTACACGGTAtgacaaaaaattaagaatataatcTCATAACTTATTTGTGAAAAAATGGGTGTGCAACTTTTAAGTTCCctcaaatattttataataataaaaaaattaatagaattttttaataaaaaaagaaaatgaaaatgtttCCCGTACGGCTGTACATAAGAAAAAACATGGCACAAGCAAGTGGTATATAGACttgccttaaaaaaaaaaatggtatatAGACTATACGGACTCCAACAACCCTACAAACCTAAACTTGTCATTACCAAACTTTATAAATAGCAACACCAAGCTAAAAACTCTTCATGGCCCATCCCCAATTATAATAATTGCCCCACGAACCTTAGTGGGAAAAACTCAGGTTGCATATTTTATTGTCTCCCCGACCTactgttgatatatatatatatataacctatATACGTAAGTCACCACCAACGGATATGTGATCAATCCCCTTTAAATTCCCACTGGCACCAACAGATCgaaagaaaataagagaaagatagagagaggTTCCAAATATGGCACAAGAATGCACTGAGAGCTCTTCCTCTACACCACAAAATTGGTGGGATCTTCATCATGCTGCTACAGCAAGCTCTCTTTCTTCATGGACTAACAACACCAATTCTACTCCCTTCTGGCAccaacaaaaccctaattcgAACTCTTCCTGCGATGAGGAGACGTCGTTTACTAATGCTTCCAATCACTCCGGACTCACCGTGGAGTCCGCTCGCCGGATGGCTGAGCCTGCTGTGGCGTCTTCTAATGATCATTTGATTGGTGAACATGGTCCGGATAATCATCTTTGGAGCCATGTTTTATTGTAAGTTTagtaatttgtttaattaattattccactatatatgaaataaaaagtTGAGCGATAAAGATAAACTTCATTGATACTACATCTTCTTAAAATTATGGTatgtggaattgcttaaattGAGTGGAAAGAAGAATCTTTGTAGCAAAACCAACAAAAGTGTTAGGTGCACTAGAGAAAGTGCTAGCTATAGGTTGGTTGGTACCTTCAAGTTTTAtttgctcctttttttttgtttcatgtaTTTCTCTTGCTTCACACCAACACTTAAGTTGCTGAAAGCTGTATATAAGCATAATAGTTGCCTAATTGTTATCCCATATTGCTCTTATATAACTATAGATTCTAAAAAAcattaagaaaaataagaaataaagaaagagataatctttcattttctttgttgttcAGCAATGGAGATTTACAAAGTAGCCAAGATGTTGGAGAGAACTTACTAGAAGCTCTATCATCCAAGAACATGTCGTCATCGGCCGCGATGTTTGAACCTGCCTGTGACTACTTGAAGAAGATGGACAACAACATTTGGGACTACACAAACTCCCCATCATCCTTCAGCAACTTTGAGAAGCACTTGAATGGATTTAGTCATGAGACCTTAAGTAACATTGAAGGTGAAAGACTCACTAAGCTTTCCAACTTGGTTAGCAACTGGTCTCTAGCTCCACCAGACCCAGAAGTGAAGTTTGATACACAAACATGTAACATCTCCTTAAGTCCTTCAATCAACCACTACAATTCACAACAAGGACAAggaaatttagggtttttgcCATGTTATGGTAATGAAATGAAGTTGGAGAATGAGATTGAAGCCCCGGGGACCTTTCTTCGAAGGCCGATTATTGGCAACGGAATTAGGTACCAGATGGGTCTAAACAGCTTAGGAGATAACGACAAATACTACTATGGAATGAATGGTACTTCTCCATGCGCAGATAGTGCGAGAAATTTTGCTGATGTTGTTAGTTTCAATAGTAGGTTTGGTAAGCCATTGATGGATATTCAAGTGCCAAAACACTGCTTTAAATCTCTCACTATGCCTCACCCCAAGAAGCAGCTACAAGTACAAACTTCTAATCCGCCGGTACGTTTAGTCCTGATTCTACTTATTTGTTTACAACATGTGATTTTTATTATTCATGAAAATTTGTTTGAACTAAATCAAATTAGtttttgcatatatatttgtaGACAAGAACCAGTGGAAGAAGTCAGGGAGCTGCAActgaaggaaagaagaaaagatctGATGAAGAAACTTCAGAGACAACCCTGAAGAAACCTAAGCTGGAGAACTCCTCAGGTGCTTCTGTCAAggtatataaatacatacatataactACAACATTAATAATCTTAGATGTTAGTGAtcaaatcataaataaattttgtacaaattaatattaatgTTTTTATCTTTGGTTTTATCTTGTAGATGCATGCACCTAAAGTCAAGCTTGGAGATAGAATCACAGCCCTTCAACAAATTGTCTCACCATTTGGAAAGGTATACAATAGGACAAGACCCACTAAGATTAATTTGTTATAAATTCATTCATGAaagtatttttattattatttttttttttgttttggtggaTTTTCAGACTGATACAGCCTCAGTGTTATATGAAGCAATCCAATACATAAAGTTTCTACAGGAGCAAGTGCAGGTTAATATGTACTTTGCCCTAAAAGCATCCCCTTTGGATTATCATTTCTTTACCTTTCTGAACTTTTTGTTGCACTACTGTTGATGTCTTTATAATTCTAAGAATTATTATCATAATTGGCACAAACAACAAAGATGATAGTGACTAAAATGATGACATTGACTACTAAGCATAGTGACTAGTCCATCTTTTTCCTACTATTGctcatatatataatgaaaaagagaaaaagtggTAGATACAAATTCAAGTCATGGtcatatgaaaaacaaaattgaaaaggaGTAGAAAAAatgaattactttttttttctgcagTCATGGTGACAGCATCAATCATCTAAATcaattgtgttttttattttttatttttttttgaaaaaattaatatatatttgtggTAGTTAGTAATATATGgtcactactttttttttttctacagctACTTAGTAATCCCTACACGAAGACCAACTCACACAAGGTAAGCAAAAGTGCTAAATGCACTTCATTATTTTATGTTATCGGTTCCTTTACCGACTGCCCTATAATTTTATGGGGTCTGAAATTTCAAATCATATCAAATACATATACATTTCAATATCCAATCGAGAATATACTTATATTAGAGCATCCATAGTGGATGCTATATTTTACATTGTTAGTAACACTTTTTAGATTTGAATTCTAGACTTTAAAAATTATGGAGTCTCCAAGTCCAACCGAAATGCCTGTTCCGAGATTTTCCAAATTCGAAAAATTCTGACTAATAGAGAAGTCACTATTCCACTATGGCAATggatgatttatttttttattttatctt
The window above is part of the Tripterygium wilfordii isolate XIE 37 chromosome 3, ASM1340144v1, whole genome shotgun sequence genome. Proteins encoded here:
- the LOC119995385 gene encoding transcription factor bHLH111; this translates as MAQECTESSSSTPQNWWDLHHAATASSLSSWTNNTNSTPFWHQQNPNSNSSCDEETSFTNASNHSGLTVESARRMAEPAVASSNDHLIGEHGPDNHLWSHVLFNGDLQSSQDVGENLLEALSSKNMSSSAAMFEPACDYLKKMDNNIWDYTNSPSSFSNFEKHLNGFSHETLSNIEGERLTKLSNLVSNWSLAPPDPEVKFDTQTCNISLSPSINHYNSQQGQGNLGFLPCYGNEMKLENEIEAPGTFLRRPIIGNGIRYQMGLNSLGDNDKYYYGMNGTSPCADSARNFADVVSFNSRFGKPLMDIQVPKHCFKSLTMPHPKKQLQVQTSNPPTRTSGRSQGAATEGKKKRSDEETSETTLKKPKLENSSGASVKMHAPKVKLGDRITALQQIVSPFGKTDTASVLYEAIQYIKFLQEQVQLLSNPYTKTNSHKDPWFGMERKEKGDLKMELRSRGLCLVPISCTPQVYRDNTGSDFWTPTYRGFCIDKNY